From Actinomyces sp. oral taxon 171 str. F0337, one genomic window encodes:
- a CDS encoding PTS mannose/fructose/sorbose transporter subunit IIC, which yields MQDINLIQIILVTLVAFVAGLASVLDERQFHRPLVACTLTGIAMGNPTVGIMVGGSLELIALGWMNVGAAMAPDSALASTVSTIIAVASVGDASSTKDAIAAAIGVAVPLAVAGQALTIFVRTIAIFFAHQADRYAEQANYQGIAIMHFTALGLQGLRVAIPTAAVAALASGDTVKNALEMIPKVITDGLNIAGGFIVVVGYAMVINMMKARKLMPFFFLGFIFATFATTYGGKATIGDHSKGIAKWVIDLAPNGATLVALGILGACLAVIYVQLNPEFHDSVRLPAAASPAASGGSSSDLDDDLDDELD from the coding sequence GTGCAAGACATCAACCTGATCCAGATCATTCTGGTCACGCTCGTGGCATTCGTCGCGGGCCTGGCCAGCGTCCTGGACGAGCGGCAGTTCCACCGCCCGCTCGTCGCCTGCACCCTGACCGGTATCGCCATGGGGAACCCCACCGTCGGCATCATGGTCGGTGGATCCCTGGAGCTCATCGCCCTGGGATGGATGAACGTCGGCGCCGCCATGGCGCCCGACTCGGCCCTGGCCTCCACGGTCTCCACGATCATCGCCGTCGCCTCGGTGGGTGACGCCTCCTCCACCAAGGACGCCATCGCCGCCGCCATCGGTGTGGCCGTCCCGCTGGCCGTCGCCGGCCAGGCCCTGACGATCTTCGTGCGAACGATCGCCATCTTCTTCGCCCACCAGGCGGATCGATATGCCGAGCAGGCCAACTATCAGGGCATCGCCATCATGCACTTCACGGCTCTGGGCCTTCAGGGGCTGCGTGTGGCCATCCCGACCGCCGCGGTCGCGGCCCTGGCCTCCGGTGACACGGTGAAGAATGCTCTGGAGATGATCCCGAAGGTCATCACCGACGGGCTCAACATCGCCGGCGGCTTCATCGTCGTGGTCGGATACGCCATGGTCATCAACATGATGAAGGCGCGCAAGCTCATGCCCTTCTTCTTCCTGGGCTTCATCTTCGCCACCTTCGCCACCACCTATGGCGGCAAGGCCACGATCGGTGACCACAGCAAGGGCATTGCGAAGTGGGTCATCGACCTCGCTCCTAACGGTGCCACCCTCGTGGCGCTGGGCATCCTGGGGGCCTGCCTGGCCGTCATCTACGTCCAGCTCAACCCCGAGTTCCATGACTCCGTGCGCCTGCCCGCCGCTGCCTCGCCCGCAGCCAGTGGCGGCTCCAGCAGCGACCTGGATGACGACCTCGACGACGAGCTCGACTGA
- a CDS encoding PTS system mannose/fructose/N-acetylgalactosamine-transporter subunit IIB translates to MDVKLLRIDSRLVHGQVANNWAGSLGAEAILAVSDGAANDELRKTLMLQTGGGKVKVHVLGVEKAARVYKNPKYETLKAVIVVETPADIVRLLDLGVEAKEVNVGGMTFKQGTSQVSQAVYAGPEDVEAFKEIDSRGIKQYIQQVPSTASSDLMGALKDKGLL, encoded by the coding sequence ATGGACGTCAAGCTCCTGCGTATCGATTCCCGCCTGGTCCACGGACAGGTCGCCAACAACTGGGCCGGGTCCCTGGGAGCCGAGGCCATCCTCGCCGTCTCCGACGGCGCCGCCAACGACGAGCTGCGCAAGACCCTCATGCTGCAGACCGGCGGTGGCAAGGTGAAGGTCCACGTGCTGGGCGTGGAGAAGGCCGCCCGCGTCTACAAGAACCCCAAGTACGAGACCCTCAAGGCGGTCATCGTCGTCGAGACCCCGGCTGACATCGTGCGCCTGCTCGACCTGGGCGTGGAGGCCAAGGAGGTCAATGTCGGCGGCATGACCTTCAAGCAGGGCACCAGCCAGGTCTCCCAGGCCGTCTACGCCGGCCCTGAGGACGTCGAGGCCTTCAAGGAGATCGACTCCCGCGGCATCAAGCAGTACATCCAGCAGGTGCCCTCCACCGCGAGCTCCGACCTCATGGGGGCCCTCAAGGACAAGGGCCTGCTCTAA
- a CDS encoding PTS sugar transporter subunit IIA, protein MVSLVIAAHGHLAEGLVASSAMIVGPSDDVVAVTFESSEGPDDLLAKYAAAVEGSPSQEHLILVDLFGGSPYNAAACFAAGRDDADVVTGVNLPMIIEVLSRRLTGAGLTELVEAARTSATDGVKVLSEVFTPASTTTSDDEGDEL, encoded by the coding sequence ATGGTTTCCCTGGTTATAGCCGCGCACGGACACCTGGCTGAAGGTCTTGTCGCCTCCTCCGCGATGATCGTCGGTCCCAGTGACGACGTCGTCGCCGTCACCTTCGAGTCCTCCGAGGGCCCCGACGACCTGCTGGCGAAGTATGCCGCCGCAGTCGAAGGCTCCCCCAGTCAGGAGCACCTCATCCTCGTCGACCTCTTCGGCGGTAGCCCCTACAACGCTGCGGCCTGTTTCGCAGCGGGGCGCGACGATGCCGACGTCGTCACCGGCGTCAACCTGCCCATGATCATCGAGGTCCTCTCCCGTCGTCTCACCGGGGCCGGCCTCACCGAGCTCGTGGAGGCCGCGCGGACGTCCGCCACGGACGGCGTCAAGGTCCTCTCCGAGGTTTTCACCCCCGCATCCACCACCACTTCCGACGATGAAGGAGACGAGCTCTGA
- a CDS encoding NAD(+) synthase: MTDTVNAAATNIEFLSAYDQGFARVAAVTLPVVPVDPAANAAAIIEQARTLADDGVCLAAFPELCLTGYAIDDLLLSDVLLSDVLTAIETLRAASADLLPALVVGAPLRLGDRLYNCALVIQGGRVRGIAPKSYLPTYREFYEKRHFAPGDALPAGVEGIELPGVRGGADSTESPDGAGGTEPVARVPFGVNLLFEVEDVPGLTFHVEVCEDMWVPVPPSSVAALAGATVLVNLSGSPITVGRAEDRELLARSSSARGLAAYVYAAAGQGESSTDLAWDGQTLVYENGELLGSTERFPDGPRATVVDVDIEGLRAERLRQGTFADNGRTLSSPVAGAPAAATTFTDPAAFRRIRIGAAELTAPRTNIGLRRRVDRFPFVPDDPARLAQDCYEAYNIQVAALVQRLGAIGNPKIVIGVSGGLDSTHALIVAARAMDRLGRPRSDIHAITMPGFATSAGTRRNAEDLAVGLGCTFEELDIRATATQMLTEMGHPYGEYARTGVLPEGASERELYDVTFENVQAGLRTDFLFRIANHRGGIVLGTGDLSELALGWCTFGVGDQMAHYGVNAGIPKTLIQHLIRWVVAEKLFDDAVGRTLLSILDTEISPELVPAEAGGAIQSTQAKIGPYALQDFTLWHVLRRGSRPSRIAFLAHKAWADAKAGDWPEGLPPSERVAYDLPEIRRWLELFHRRFFTNQFKRSTLPNGPKVVAGGSLSPRGDWRMPSDAAATAWLAELERNVPRG; encoded by the coding sequence GTGACCGACACCGTGAACGCCGCAGCGACCAATATTGAGTTCCTCTCCGCCTACGACCAGGGCTTCGCCCGCGTCGCCGCCGTCACCCTGCCGGTGGTGCCGGTCGATCCGGCCGCCAACGCCGCCGCCATCATCGAGCAGGCCCGCACCCTGGCTGACGATGGTGTCTGTCTGGCCGCCTTCCCCGAGCTGTGCCTGACCGGCTACGCCATCGACGACCTCCTCCTGTCCGACGTCCTCCTGTCCGACGTGCTCACCGCCATCGAGACCCTGCGCGCCGCCAGCGCCGACCTCCTGCCCGCGCTCGTCGTGGGCGCGCCCCTGCGCCTGGGCGACCGCCTCTACAACTGCGCCCTGGTCATCCAGGGCGGGCGGGTGCGCGGTATCGCCCCCAAGTCCTACCTGCCCACGTACCGGGAGTTCTACGAGAAGCGGCACTTCGCTCCCGGCGACGCCCTGCCCGCCGGGGTGGAGGGCATTGAGCTGCCCGGCGTGCGCGGCGGTGCTGACAGCACCGAGAGCCCCGACGGCGCCGGCGGTACCGAGCCGGTCGCCCGGGTCCCCTTCGGGGTGAACCTTCTGTTCGAGGTCGAGGACGTCCCCGGCCTGACCTTCCACGTCGAGGTCTGCGAGGACATGTGGGTGCCCGTCCCGCCCTCCTCCGTGGCGGCGCTGGCCGGGGCGACGGTCCTGGTCAACCTCTCGGGCTCGCCCATCACGGTGGGGCGAGCCGAGGACCGTGAGCTGCTGGCCCGCTCGTCGTCGGCCCGGGGGCTGGCCGCCTACGTCTACGCCGCCGCCGGGCAGGGCGAGTCCTCCACGGACCTGGCCTGGGACGGGCAGACCCTCGTCTACGAGAACGGCGAGCTGCTCGGCTCCACCGAGCGCTTCCCCGACGGGCCGCGCGCCACCGTCGTCGATGTCGACATCGAGGGCCTGCGCGCCGAGCGCCTGCGCCAGGGGACCTTCGCCGACAACGGCCGCACCCTGAGCTCCCCGGTCGCCGGTGCCCCGGCCGCGGCCACCACCTTCACCGACCCGGCGGCCTTCCGGCGCATCCGGATCGGCGCCGCCGAGCTGACGGCTCCGCGCACGAACATCGGTCTGCGCCGCCGTGTGGACCGCTTCCCCTTCGTGCCCGACGACCCGGCCCGCCTCGCCCAGGACTGCTACGAGGCCTACAACATCCAGGTGGCCGCCCTCGTCCAGCGCCTGGGGGCCATCGGCAACCCCAAGATCGTCATCGGTGTCAGCGGCGGCCTGGACTCCACCCACGCCCTCATCGTCGCCGCCCGCGCCATGGACCGCCTGGGCCGGCCCCGCTCGGACATCCACGCCATCACCATGCCCGGCTTCGCCACGAGCGCCGGCACACGCCGCAACGCCGAGGACCTCGCCGTCGGCCTGGGCTGCACCTTCGAGGAGCTCGACATCCGGGCCACCGCCACCCAGATGCTCACCGAGATGGGCCACCCCTACGGCGAGTACGCCCGCACCGGGGTCCTGCCCGAGGGTGCGAGCGAGCGCGAGCTCTACGACGTCACCTTCGAGAACGTCCAGGCGGGCCTGCGCACCGACTTTCTCTTCCGCATCGCCAACCACCGCGGCGGCATCGTCCTGGGCACCGGGGACCTCTCCGAGCTCGCCCTGGGCTGGTGCACCTTCGGGGTGGGCGACCAGATGGCCCACTACGGCGTCAACGCCGGCATCCCCAAGACCCTCATTCAGCACCTCATCCGCTGGGTGGTTGCCGAGAAGCTGTTCGACGACGCCGTCGGGCGCACGCTGCTGTCCATCCTGGACACCGAGATCAGTCCCGAGCTGGTCCCGGCCGAGGCCGGCGGCGCCATCCAGTCGACCCAGGCCAAGATCGGCCCCTACGCCCTGCAGGACTTCACCCTGTGGCACGTGCTGCGCCGCGGCTCGCGCCCCAGCCGCATCGCCTTCCTGGCGCACAAGGCGTGGGCGGATGCGAAGGCCGGGGACTGGCCCGAGGGGCTGCCGCCGTCTGAGAGGGTCGCCTATGACCTCCCGGAGATCCGTCGCTGGCTCGAGCTGTTCCACCGGCGCTTCTTCACCAACCAGTTCAAGCGCTCCACCCTGCCCAACGGGCCCAAGGTGGTCGCCGGCGGCTCACTGTCCCCCCGGGGCGACTGGCGCATGCCCTCCGACGCCGCCGCGACGGCCTGGCTGGCCGAGCTCGAGCGCAACGTGCCCCGAGGGTGA
- a CDS encoding PspC domain-containing protein, with amino-acid sequence MTQQQYPGQFSQSTGSEGEGAASGRLGEFSRFRASLPRRSREHRILSGVCGGLAEAWNMPVTAVRVGALLACLLAGPMCLVYVAAWCLMLDEPAPVQY; translated from the coding sequence ATGACGCAGCAGCAGTACCCCGGTCAGTTCAGTCAGTCCACCGGCTCCGAGGGTGAGGGCGCCGCCTCCGGCCGGTTGGGTGAGTTCTCCCGCTTCCGCGCCTCCCTGCCCCGGCGTTCCCGTGAGCACCGCATTCTCAGCGGCGTCTGCGGGGGACTGGCCGAGGCCTGGAACATGCCGGTGACCGCGGTGCGCGTCGGGGCGCTCCTGGCCTGCCTCCTGGCCGGTCCCATGTGCCTGGTCTACGTCGCGGCCTGGTGCCTCATGCTCGACGAGCCCGCCCCCGTCCAGTACTGA
- a CDS encoding GH32 C-terminal domain-containing protein, with translation MSRITRPLSALTAFCLLAAGSTLASMPAAASGQARPAAASPTAPHTDHAGERWRPQTHYTPQKNWMNDPNGLVYYDGEYHMFYQYNPEGSDWGNMSWGHAVSKDLVHWEELGVAIPHTSQYGVFSGSAVIDTKNTSGLGSPDNPAMVAVWTRADVGGNQSQSLAYSTDKGRTWNLYNNGDPVLDIGSNEFRDPKVFWDETSGRWTMVVSHATEHRISFYSSPDLIHWTEQSSFGGEGITSAVWECPDFFPLPVDGNTKETKWVLVVTVADSAQYFVGSWDGSTFTPEKIPHYTGEEGTPLADFENGYTGWKSEGAAFGSGPATGDLPGRQGRAYVDSFGSGDADTGTLTSDEFTVSSSYINLRTAGGKHPYNPQATGDNGGGKLLAGFDGSWDGWTVEGTAFGTTPPQGATPGQQPLVNHSSAGLLNTYFDASTGQGSDATTGTATSPTFTIDSAYLNLLMGGGNNPRPEDGTDGGSGATVVELVVDGKVVRSATGRNLEELNWQSWDVSDLKGKSAQIVVTDTATGPWGHILLDEVRASDTKASPFADNTSVNLVVDGKVVASATGNNSGTLEWTSMDVSAYKGRKARLVIEDHNGNAEDWGHLMVDQILQSDTKAFSGADVVPRLDYGKDYYAAVTWDNVPSGKRYQVGWMSNWAYVRDLPTTTWRTAMSTVREMGLTRVDGTLRLTAQPVTALESLRTGQELTRSDTDIPAGDTSLGQAAQGTSLDISVDLSPGQSSFAGLKVLDNGEQYTLIGYDAKAEQLVVDRTHSGVSDFSPKFPGRSTAPLSPDSKGQVHLRIIVDAHSVEVFAADGTPVITETVYPKENATNVSLHAEGGTAHLNSLSLWHLGSPQESTGAAEGPDSPGPGKPAAYKPAGHGQAEAAAATSPAAAAAGTGTSGRFPLARTGASVTLGVLATLATATGAYVLRLRRRRA, from the coding sequence ATGAGTCGGATCACCCGGCCACTCAGTGCACTGACCGCCTTCTGCCTGCTCGCAGCCGGCTCTACGCTGGCCTCCATGCCCGCCGCCGCCTCTGGCCAGGCCCGACCGGCCGCCGCTTCTCCAACCGCTCCGCACACCGACCATGCCGGAGAGCGGTGGCGTCCACAGACCCACTACACACCCCAGAAGAACTGGATGAACGACCCCAACGGACTCGTCTACTACGACGGCGAGTACCACATGTTCTACCAGTACAACCCCGAGGGCTCGGACTGGGGCAACATGTCCTGGGGCCACGCGGTCTCCAAGGACCTGGTCCACTGGGAGGAGCTGGGCGTGGCGATCCCGCACACCTCCCAGTACGGGGTGTTCTCCGGCTCGGCGGTCATCGACACCAAGAACACCTCCGGCCTGGGCAGCCCGGACAACCCGGCCATGGTCGCGGTGTGGACGCGGGCCGACGTCGGCGGCAACCAGTCCCAGTCACTGGCCTACTCCACGGACAAGGGTCGCACCTGGAACCTGTACAACAACGGCGACCCGGTCCTGGACATCGGCTCCAACGAGTTCCGCGACCCCAAGGTCTTCTGGGACGAGACCTCCGGCCGCTGGACCATGGTGGTCTCCCACGCCACCGAGCACCGCATCTCCTTCTACTCCTCGCCCGACCTCATCCACTGGACAGAGCAGTCCAGCTTCGGCGGGGAGGGCATCACCTCGGCGGTGTGGGAGTGCCCGGACTTCTTCCCCCTACCGGTCGACGGCAACACCAAGGAGACCAAGTGGGTCCTCGTGGTCACGGTGGCCGACTCCGCCCAGTACTTCGTGGGCAGCTGGGACGGCTCCACCTTCACCCCCGAGAAGATCCCCCACTACACCGGTGAGGAGGGCACGCCCCTGGCCGACTTCGAGAACGGCTACACCGGCTGGAAGTCCGAGGGCGCCGCCTTCGGATCGGGCCCGGCCACCGGGGACCTGCCCGGGCGCCAGGGCAGGGCCTACGTGGACTCCTTCGGCAGCGGCGACGCCGACACCGGCACGCTGACCTCGGATGAGTTCACGGTCTCCTCGTCCTACATCAACCTGCGCACCGCCGGCGGCAAGCACCCCTACAATCCGCAGGCCACCGGAGACAACGGCGGCGGCAAGCTCCTGGCCGGCTTCGACGGCTCCTGGGACGGCTGGACCGTGGAGGGCACCGCCTTCGGCACCACGCCCCCTCAGGGCGCCACCCCCGGCCAGCAGCCGCTGGTCAACCACTCCAGCGCCGGGCTGCTCAACACCTACTTCGACGCCTCCACCGGGCAGGGCTCGGACGCCACCACCGGCACCGCGACCTCACCGACCTTCACCATCGACTCCGCCTACCTCAACCTCCTCATGGGCGGCGGCAACAACCCGCGCCCCGAGGACGGCACTGACGGGGGCTCCGGGGCGACCGTCGTCGAGCTCGTCGTCGACGGCAAGGTGGTGCGCTCGGCCACCGGCCGCAACCTGGAGGAGCTCAACTGGCAGAGCTGGGACGTCAGCGACCTCAAGGGCAAGTCGGCCCAGATCGTCGTCACCGACACGGCCACCGGCCCCTGGGGACACATCCTCCTGGACGAGGTGCGCGCCTCTGACACGAAGGCCTCCCCCTTCGCGGACAACACCTCGGTCAACCTCGTCGTTGACGGCAAGGTCGTCGCCTCCGCCACCGGCAACAACTCCGGGACCCTGGAGTGGACGAGCATGGACGTCTCCGCCTACAAGGGCCGCAAGGCCCGCCTGGTCATCGAGGACCACAACGGCAACGCCGAGGACTGGGGTCACCTCATGGTCGACCAGATCCTCCAGTCCGACACGAAGGCCTTCTCCGGGGCCGACGTCGTCCCGCGCCTGGACTACGGCAAGGACTACTACGCGGCCGTCACCTGGGACAACGTCCCCAGCGGCAAGCGCTACCAGGTGGGTTGGATGAGCAACTGGGCATACGTGCGCGACCTGCCCACCACCACCTGGCGCACCGCCATGTCCACGGTGCGTGAGATGGGGCTGACCCGGGTGGACGGCACGCTGCGTCTGACCGCCCAGCCGGTGACGGCCCTGGAGTCCCTGCGCACCGGCCAGGAGCTCACCCGGAGCGACACCGACATCCCGGCGGGCGACACCTCCCTCGGCCAGGCCGCCCAGGGAACCTCCCTGGACATCAGCGTCGACCTGAGTCCCGGCCAATCATCCTTCGCCGGCCTCAAGGTCCTCGACAACGGCGAGCAGTACACGCTCATCGGCTACGACGCCAAGGCCGAGCAGCTCGTCGTGGACCGCACCCACTCCGGGGTCAGCGACTTCTCCCCGAAGTTCCCGGGACGTTCCACTGCCCCGCTGTCACCGGACAGCAAAGGGCAGGTCCACCTGCGCATCATCGTCGACGCCCACTCCGTAGAGGTCTTCGCCGCCGACGGCACCCCCGTCATCACCGAGACCGTCTACCCCAAGGAGAACGCCACGAACGTCTCACTCCACGCCGAGGGCGGTACGGCGCACCTGAACTCGCTGAGCCTGTGGCACCTGGGATCCCCCCAGGAGTCCACCGGGGCCGCCGAGGGCCCCGACTCCCCCGGCCCCGGCAAGCCGGCCGCGTACAAGCCGGCCGGCCACGGTCAGGCGGAGGCCGCCGCCGCGACGAGCCCGGCCGCAGCGGCCGCCGGCACAGGCACGTCGGGCAGGTTCCCGCTGGCCCGCACCGGGGCCTCCGTGACGCTGGGCGTCCTGGCCACGCTCGCCACCGCAACCGGCGCCTACGTGCTGCGCCTGCGCCGTCGGCGGGCCTGA
- a CDS encoding LacI family DNA-binding transcriptional regulator, whose product MKDTYRTTMEDVAREAGVSRTTVSFVLNNRDDARIAPETRERVQHVAAQLGYRPHGGARALASRRSALIGLVSEIVTSPFGAATIRGIQDTVRRAGYTLFIVPSSTETTTDSEAFETLLKSRVEGIIYATGWNCRVRMPAQAREIPTVLVHCIDPLSGLPCVRPDEEQMGRLAAQALLEGHHRDIGVIELDPKDGEAAPGRRVGCRTYLEQAGIPWSTVHVAVGHGTTRGGYAAAARLLTDHPWLTGLVCGNDRMALGAYDAIRAQGLRVREDVAVIGIDDQELIADQVHPALTTIALPFEEMGRVAVSHLLTLMRGGEVPDETLLPGQIIRRCSA is encoded by the coding sequence GTGAAGGACACCTACAGGACCACCATGGAGGACGTGGCCAGGGAGGCCGGCGTCTCGCGCACCACGGTGTCCTTCGTGCTCAACAACCGCGACGACGCCCGTATCGCCCCGGAGACCCGTGAGCGCGTCCAGCACGTGGCCGCGCAGCTCGGCTACCGCCCGCACGGCGGTGCGCGCGCCCTGGCGTCGCGCCGCTCCGCTCTCATTGGCCTGGTCTCCGAGATCGTCACCAGTCCCTTCGGCGCCGCCACGATCCGCGGTATCCAGGACACGGTCCGACGTGCCGGCTACACCCTGTTCATCGTGCCGTCCTCGACCGAGACGACCACGGACTCCGAAGCCTTCGAGACGCTTCTGAAGTCCCGGGTCGAGGGCATCATCTACGCCACGGGCTGGAACTGCCGGGTCCGTATGCCGGCGCAGGCCCGTGAGATCCCCACCGTCCTGGTCCACTGCATCGACCCGCTCTCCGGTCTTCCCTGCGTGCGTCCCGACGAGGAGCAGATGGGGCGGCTGGCCGCTCAGGCCCTCCTGGAGGGGCATCACCGCGACATCGGCGTCATCGAGCTCGATCCGAAGGACGGTGAGGCCGCCCCGGGCCGGCGTGTCGGTTGCCGGACCTACTTGGAGCAGGCCGGAATCCCCTGGAGCACTGTTCACGTGGCCGTCGGTCACGGCACCACCCGGGGAGGGTACGCCGCCGCCGCCCGTCTCCTGACGGATCATCCCTGGCTGACCGGTCTGGTGTGCGGCAATGACCGCATGGCGCTGGGGGCCTACGACGCGATCCGCGCGCAGGGCCTGCGGGTGCGCGAGGATGTGGCCGTCATCGGGATCGATGACCAGGAGCTCATCGCCGACCAGGTCCATCCGGCCCTGACGACGATCGCCCTGCCCTTCGAGGAGATGGGGCGGGTGGCCGTCTCCCACCTGCTGACCCTCATGCGGGGCGGGGAGGTGCCTGACGAGACGCTCCTGCCCGGGCAGATCATCCGCCGCTGCTCGGCCTGA
- a CDS encoding HAD family hydrolase gives MTTTSTPDFTVRAVLWDMDGTLMDSQPFWDEAFIHHCQALGGDPRPELVAQMTGASIRQARELIAATGATRSWDDPATQEAFEAIAHDVEASVSAAPPLLPGALRITSALSEVGLAQGIVSASPRRIVEKVASALGDVFAVLVTGDDGVGAKPDPLPYATAVEHLDLRPEDCVVVEDSPTGAASARGNGIHVVQIGATKHFPADPGLVVVPDLASITPHLLLWAQR, from the coding sequence GTGACCACGACATCCACCCCCGATTTCACGGTGCGCGCCGTCCTGTGGGACATGGACGGCACTCTCATGGACTCCCAGCCCTTCTGGGACGAAGCCTTCATCCACCACTGCCAGGCCCTGGGCGGCGACCCGCGTCCCGAGCTCGTCGCCCAGATGACGGGAGCCTCCATCCGTCAGGCCCGAGAGCTCATCGCCGCCACCGGCGCCACCCGTTCCTGGGACGATCCGGCCACGCAGGAGGCCTTCGAGGCGATCGCGCACGACGTCGAGGCCTCCGTGAGCGCCGCCCCTCCCCTGCTGCCCGGAGCACTGCGGATCACCTCGGCGCTGTCGGAGGTGGGGCTGGCCCAGGGGATCGTCTCGGCCTCACCGCGCCGGATCGTCGAGAAGGTGGCCTCCGCGCTCGGCGACGTCTTCGCCGTCCTGGTCACCGGTGACGACGGCGTCGGGGCCAAGCCCGATCCACTGCCCTACGCCACAGCGGTCGAGCACCTCGACCTGCGCCCCGAGGACTGCGTCGTCGTCGAGGACTCCCCGACAGGGGCGGCCTCGGCCCGGGGCAACGGGATCCACGTCGTGCAGATCGGGGCGACCAAGCACTTCCCGGCCGATCCCGGCCTCGTCGTCGTCCCAGACCTGGCGTCGATCACCCCGCACCTGCTGCTGTGGGCACAGCGCTGA
- a CDS encoding TetR/AcrR family transcriptional regulator → MNTVSTPTSPQAAPARRRGPGRPRAGSEDKRARILNEAVVLFGEHGYAGTSLADIANAADISKAGLLHHFSSKDELFAKVLERRDREDALSILVESPAVDGDAVEVPVDTVGNLDTLEVAAVSDLDGNPWALLERYIELLECNVAHRDLTAIYTATAVSVLDAEHPAHRWMANHLNAAVERFESSFEAGKAAGLVDPQMPSRLVARSLVALIDGLQLQWLCSTTPGTAAAEALSTDLVAEIRLYADCLRSQWEVQETPETPQRPKAA, encoded by the coding sequence ATGAACACTGTCAGTACCCCGACTTCGCCCCAAGCTGCCCCGGCTAGGCGGCGCGGACCCGGGCGCCCCCGAGCGGGCAGCGAGGACAAGCGAGCACGCATCCTCAATGAAGCCGTGGTTCTCTTCGGAGAGCACGGGTATGCCGGCACCTCCCTGGCCGACATCGCCAACGCAGCGGACATCTCCAAGGCCGGACTGCTGCACCACTTCTCCTCCAAGGACGAGCTCTTCGCCAAGGTGCTGGAGCGTCGTGACCGTGAGGACGCCCTGAGCATTCTCGTGGAGTCCCCGGCTGTCGATGGTGACGCCGTCGAGGTTCCCGTCGACACCGTCGGCAACCTGGACACCCTCGAGGTCGCAGCAGTCTCCGACCTTGACGGCAACCCCTGGGCCCTGCTGGAGCGCTACATCGAGCTGCTCGAGTGCAACGTCGCCCACCGAGACCTCACGGCGATCTACACCGCCACGGCGGTCTCGGTCCTCGACGCCGAGCACCCTGCGCACCGGTGGATGGCCAACCACCTCAACGCCGCCGTCGAGCGGTTCGAGTCCAGCTTCGAGGCCGGCAAGGCCGCCGGGCTCGTGGACCCGCAGATGCCCTCGCGTCTTGTGGCGCGCAGCCTGGTCGCCCTCATCGATGGCCTCCAGCTGCAGTGGCTGTGCTCGACCACGCCCGGGACGGCCGCCGCGGAGGCCCTGTCCACCGACCTGGTGGCGGAGATCCGCCTCTACGCCGACTGCCTGCGCAGCCAGTGGGAGGTCCAGGAGACTCCGGAGACCCCTCAGCGACCCAAGGCCGCCTGA
- a CDS encoding DUF3152 domain-containing protein, producing the protein MRPSTPQPPRRPSRPGSASSSASGRRPTSAGHRRSPAGQHSTHRHSSDAPDPASRRALAVARRERRRRRSRSRILYGTTLVVALLLIVVGLRAWGLHPGFALPLGSSAQQSSTPAKAKAPSSVRASAGRAASPSSSAAASASSTPSGSALPSPRLDTEGFAHSGAVGNGTWTIAPAVPVSRPAAATVYRYVLRVEGGTHVDAATAAPIVERILNDERGWPTAQNTSFQPVADPASADFTLNIATPPSADALCSPLDTGGMWSCRNGDNVVINSDRWNWGAITYPDVDSYRIYVTNHEVGHFLGHEHEFCAGAGLKAPLMAQQSHDLAGGCVYNAWPTEDNQPG; encoded by the coding sequence ATGCGCCCCTCGACCCCGCAGCCGCCGCGGCGCCCCTCCCGCCCCGGCAGCGCCTCGTCGTCGGCGTCGGGACGCCGTCCGACGTCCGCCGGGCATCGCCGCAGCCCAGCCGGCCAGCACTCCACTCATCGTCATTCGTCAGACGCACCCGATCCCGCCAGCCGGCGAGCACTCGCCGTCGCCCGCCGCGAGCGGCGGCGCCGACGCTCGCGCAGCCGGATCCTCTACGGCACGACGCTGGTCGTAGCGCTGCTCCTGATCGTCGTCGGACTGCGAGCCTGGGGGCTCCACCCCGGTTTCGCCCTGCCACTGGGCTCCTCCGCACAGCAGTCTTCAACCCCGGCGAAGGCCAAGGCCCCGTCCTCCGTCCGGGCGTCCGCCGGCCGTGCGGCCTCACCGTCGTCGTCGGCCGCCGCCTCCGCCTCATCGACACCATCGGGCTCGGCGCTGCCATCCCCACGACTGGACACCGAGGGCTTCGCGCACTCCGGCGCCGTCGGCAACGGCACCTGGACGATCGCGCCGGCCGTGCCCGTCTCCCGGCCCGCGGCCGCAACCGTCTACCGCTACGTGCTGCGGGTCGAGGGCGGCACGCATGTCGACGCCGCGACAGCGGCCCCCATCGTGGAGCGCATCCTCAATGACGAGCGCGGCTGGCCCACCGCGCAGAACACGTCCTTCCAGCCGGTGGCCGACCCCGCGAGCGCGGACTTCACCCTCAATATCGCCACGCCGCCCAGCGCCGACGCCCTGTGCTCACCGCTGGACACCGGCGGCATGTGGAGCTGCCGCAACGGGGACAACGTGGTCATCAACTCCGACCGGTGGAACTGGGGCGCCATCACCTACCCCGACGTCGACTCCTACCGCATCTACGTCACCAACCACGAAGTAGGTCACTTCCTCGGGCACGAGCACGAGTTCTGCGCCGGAGCCGGCCTCAAGGCCCCACTCATGGCCCAGCAGAGCCACGACCTGGCAGGCGGCTGCGTGTACAACGCCTGGCCCACTGAGGACAACCAGCCCGGCTGA